The proteins below come from a single Thermococcus sp. genomic window:
- a CDS encoding cob(I)yrinic acid a,c-diamide adenosyltransferase gives MSITTKTGDKGLTGLFTGDRVAKYSPIMDANGTIDELDSFLGEAKHYVPGEMVEILEKIQVQLYDLMAELASKGKYSKVGEDDVEWLEGLIHKYENEVQLKVFVLPGSTIASAKLDICRTIARRAERKVAKLVLDYGFGDNVLVYLNRLSDLLFIMARAIEKREGKLREVR, from the coding sequence ATGTCGATAACAACAAAAACGGGCGATAAGGGTTTGACCGGTCTCTTTACGGGCGACCGTGTGGCAAAGTATTCGCCCATAATGGATGCCAACGGCACGATAGACGAGCTGGACAGCTTCCTTGGCGAGGCCAAGCACTACGTCCCCGGGGAGATGGTGGAGATTCTCGAAAAAATCCAGGTTCAGCTCTACGACCTCATGGCCGAGCTCGCCAGCAAGGGGAAGTACTCAAAGGTCGGTGAGGATGATGTCGAGTGGCTCGAAGGCCTTATTCATAAGTATGAAAACGAAGTTCAGCTGAAGGTTTTCGTCCTTCCGGGCTCCACCATCGCCAGCGCCAAGCTGGACATCTGCAGGACAATAGCAAGGAGGGCCGAGAGAAAGGTCGCAAAGCTCGTCCTCGACTATGGATTCGGAGATAACGTGCTGGTATACCTCAACAGGCTCAGCGACCTGCTATTCATAATGGCAAGGGCAATAGAGAAGAGGGAGGGCAAACTGAGGGAGGTCAGGTAG
- a CDS encoding molybdopterin-binding protein: MFAEILTIGDELLTGNTIDSNSAFIAQKLTEKGYWVRRKTTVGDDVEEIKSAVREILKRGPEVLVISGGLGPTHDDVTMLAVAEALGRRFVLCEPCLERIRDFYRRLYEEGYIDDPELNEGRKKMAYLPEGAEPLENTEGAAPGAYIEHEGVKIFVLPGMPREMKAMLEREVLPRLCEREFIQKKLLAEITDESKLAPLLIEALERFNVRIHSSPKGFGKYIGIIIFGESEEEIERAKAFLEGRGIRFEEGW; encoded by the coding sequence ATGTTCGCAGAGATACTGACGATCGGCGATGAACTGCTCACCGGCAACACCATCGACAGCAACTCCGCGTTTATTGCGCAGAAGCTCACCGAGAAGGGCTACTGGGTGAGAAGGAAGACAACGGTTGGAGATGACGTTGAGGAAATCAAGAGCGCAGTCAGAGAAATTCTCAAGAGGGGACCGGAGGTTCTGGTCATCTCCGGCGGTCTCGGGCCTACCCACGACGACGTCACGATGCTGGCCGTTGCCGAGGCCCTGGGAAGAAGGTTCGTCCTCTGCGAGCCGTGCCTGGAAAGGATAAGGGATTTCTACCGGAGGCTCTACGAGGAGGGCTACATAGACGACCCCGAGCTCAACGAGGGGCGGAAGAAGATGGCATACCTGCCGGAGGGGGCGGAACCGCTGGAGAACACCGAAGGGGCGGCTCCTGGAGCCTACATCGAGCACGAAGGCGTTAAAATCTTCGTCCTCCCGGGAATGCCGCGTGAGATGAAGGCCATGCTTGAGAGGGAGGTCCTCCCGAGACTCTGTGAGAGGGAGTTCATTCAGAAGAAGCTGCTGGCCGAGATAACCGACGAGAGCAAGCTGGCGCCCCTTCTAATTGAGGCCCTGGAAAGGTTCAACGTGAGGATACACTCCTCCCCCAAGGGCTTCGGGAAGTACATCGGGATAATCATCTTCGGAGAGAGCGAGGAGGAAATAGAGCGCGCGAAGGCCTTCCTTGAGGGGAGGGGAATTCGCTTCGAGGAGGGCTGGTAG
- a CDS encoding DUF4350 domain-containing protein: protein MRKSALIIAFILVLSLTPAWTLKPAAAATYIPLVELNQNFDSYAYAGDVPTTGVVTYIDSNGFMIQNGSGAYTGIYVYTGYKSYPSVQKGDVVEVYGYPKYYNGLRELSVNPQYGEYYSVIGSAPLPEPVLIPTADYSKPEYQSVLVKFVDAKITDRYDSWYTKLWIDDGSGEAYIFSSSSLPGTLEPGAKFKYFVGVVYVYRYSYEVLPVEYQLYNPAVKVTDVEYYAFMEEVPTRVRATVFNSGNTTSNVSFSATFDGVTVYSTDFTLSPGESKVVEFYVIPRSTGSHTLTVIAEESEKIVPVNVIPNPYQLSYGLTPYYERLYNKEMANITPLYDNMTWLVGELTSCGVSLGDLESRIKWINGTMEEIQREYSLYNTLKGLLIQQNPYRNAYYYPVMVHIRKAAMMGRDVMKELEFVLPILHSTYEQVKPICHPPAPAPGNETMPGNETPANQTNVTPSTNVTIKIIKVLIDASHGQYYNPTKTDQNGMATLIENIKNELGWIVDINTEPITYEKLKDYDVLIITNPSQDITDEEAQAIQEFMENGGGLFILGESYYGHVYYKSLNKVVSKYGIEFNNDELMDDEMNTGRKWFPLVGIYNLDHPAMKFLTADHQMYYNGDTLTVSGSVTWLVRGYETAYSEDRDGNVIYEKGSRPVIAAAVEVGQGRIVAYGSSKAISDAYYGNYINTNWPFVKGVLLWLAHQD from the coding sequence ATGAGGAAATCAGCGCTGATAATAGCCTTTATTTTGGTTTTGAGTTTGACACCTGCATGGACTCTAAAGCCAGCGGCGGCGGCAACTTATATCCCGCTGGTCGAACTCAACCAGAACTTCGACAGTTACGCATACGCGGGTGACGTTCCAACCACGGGAGTGGTGACCTATATAGACAGCAATGGCTTTATGATCCAGAACGGAAGCGGCGCGTACACCGGAATCTACGTGTATACCGGATACAAATCATACCCCTCCGTCCAGAAGGGGGATGTGGTGGAGGTCTACGGATATCCCAAATACTACAACGGTCTCCGAGAGCTCTCGGTAAATCCCCAGTACGGCGAATACTATTCAGTCATTGGAAGTGCCCCCCTGCCCGAGCCGGTCCTAATACCCACCGCCGACTACAGCAAGCCCGAATATCAGAGCGTCCTCGTCAAGTTCGTGGATGCAAAGATAACTGACAGGTACGACAGCTGGTACACCAAGCTGTGGATAGACGACGGAAGCGGTGAAGCGTACATATTCTCCAGTTCAAGCCTTCCCGGCACACTGGAACCTGGAGCAAAGTTCAAGTACTTCGTCGGGGTTGTTTATGTCTATAGGTACTCCTATGAGGTCCTTCCCGTGGAGTACCAGCTCTACAACCCCGCAGTCAAGGTAACGGACGTTGAATACTACGCATTCATGGAGGAGGTTCCCACAAGGGTTCGTGCGACCGTGTTCAACAGCGGCAACACTACCAGTAACGTAAGTTTTTCCGCCACCTTTGATGGAGTTACTGTGTACTCCACGGACTTCACCCTGTCCCCCGGAGAGAGCAAAGTTGTTGAGTTCTACGTAATCCCCCGCTCCACCGGAAGCCACACGCTGACAGTCATCGCTGAGGAGAGTGAAAAAATAGTTCCGGTCAATGTCATTCCCAACCCGTACCAGCTCTCCTACGGCCTCACACCCTACTACGAGAGACTCTACAACAAGGAGATGGCCAACATAACACCGCTTTACGACAATATGACCTGGCTCGTCGGCGAGCTCACATCCTGTGGGGTCAGCCTCGGAGACCTCGAGTCCAGAATCAAGTGGATCAACGGCACCATGGAAGAGATACAGAGGGAGTATTCCCTTTACAACACGCTCAAGGGACTCCTCATCCAGCAGAACCCCTACAGGAACGCCTACTATTACCCTGTCATGGTTCACATAAGAAAGGCGGCAATGATGGGCAGAGACGTCATGAAGGAGCTTGAGTTCGTGCTTCCGATACTCCACAGCACGTATGAGCAGGTGAAGCCGATATGCCACCCGCCCGCACCGGCACCGGGCAACGAGACCATGCCCGGAAATGAGACCCCCGCGAACCAGACCAACGTCACCCCCTCGACCAACGTGACGATCAAGATAATCAAGGTTCTCATCGATGCGTCCCACGGCCAGTACTACAACCCGACCAAGACCGACCAGAACGGCATGGCAACCCTCATAGAGAACATCAAGAATGAGCTCGGCTGGATAGTCGATATAAACACGGAGCCGATAACCTATGAGAAGCTCAAGGACTATGACGTGCTCATAATCACCAACCCGAGTCAGGACATAACCGACGAAGAGGCGCAGGCAATACAGGAGTTCATGGAGAACGGAGGCGGCCTTTTCATACTCGGTGAGAGCTACTACGGGCACGTCTATTACAAGAGCCTCAACAAGGTCGTTAGTAAATACGGAATAGAGTTCAACAACGACGAACTCATGGACGACGAGATGAACACCGGTAGGAAGTGGTTCCCGCTCGTTGGGATCTACAACCTGGACCATCCTGCCATGAAGTTCCTCACAGCCGACCACCAGATGTACTACAACGGTGACACCCTTACCGTGAGCGGAAGCGTAACCTGGCTTGTGAGGGGCTATGAGACAGCGTATTCCGAGGACAGGGACGGCAACGTAATCTACGAGAAGGGCTCCAGGCCAGTTATAGCCGCCGCCGTGGAGGTTGGCCAGGGCAGGATAGTTGCCTACGGTTCGAGCAAGGCCATAAGTGACGCCTACTACGGCAACTACATCAACACCAACTGGCCGTTCGTCAAGGGAGTCCTCCTATGGCTTGCCCACCAGGATTGA
- a CDS encoding translation initiation factor IF-2B subunit alpha (eIF-2BA; catalyzes the binding of GTP to IF2), translated as MLPEEVRSVIEEMRAERIRGASWLARRGAEAYILLSELLEGEELKRALEDMRREIPAVNRTMASLYNLARFVPITGNPDLVRSKAEEFIRLGEEAKREIGNIGSELIDENEVVITHSFSSAVLEIFRAAKRKGKHFRVILAESAPDFEGIALARELDSLGVPFEIITDAQMGLFAEKATLALVGADNVTRDGAVVNKAGTYLLALACHDNRVPFYVAAESFKLHPELSSEEVEIVERPYARQGYRVRNFLFDITPWRYVRGVITEFGILVPPKEI; from the coding sequence ATGCTCCCGGAGGAGGTTCGGTCGGTCATCGAGGAGATGAGGGCGGAGAGGATCAGGGGTGCAAGCTGGCTCGCCAGGAGGGGTGCCGAGGCGTACATACTCCTCTCCGAACTGCTTGAGGGAGAAGAACTCAAGAGGGCTCTTGAGGACATGAGGAGAGAGATCCCGGCCGTCAACAGGACGATGGCGTCCCTCTACAACCTCGCGAGGTTCGTACCCATAACAGGCAACCCTGACCTGGTGAGGTCGAAGGCTGAGGAGTTCATCCGGCTCGGGGAGGAGGCGAAGCGCGAGATAGGCAACATCGGAAGCGAGCTGATAGACGAAAATGAGGTTGTAATCACGCACTCCTTTTCCTCGGCGGTTCTTGAAATCTTCAGGGCAGCCAAACGGAAGGGCAAGCACTTCCGGGTCATACTGGCGGAGAGCGCGCCGGACTTTGAGGGCATAGCCCTCGCGAGGGAGCTCGATTCCCTCGGTGTCCCCTTTGAGATCATAACCGATGCCCAGATGGGCCTCTTTGCGGAGAAGGCCACCCTCGCTTTGGTCGGTGCCGACAACGTGACGAGGGACGGGGCGGTGGTCAACAAGGCCGGGACGTACCTCCTTGCCCTCGCCTGCCACGATAACCGCGTTCCCTTCTATGTTGCCGCGGAGAGCTTCAAGCTCCACCCGGAGCTGAGCTCGGAGGAGGTTGAGATAGTCGAGAGGCCCTATGCGAGGCAGGGCTACCGGGTCAGAAATTTCCTCTTTGATATCACCCCTTGGCGGTACGTCAGGGGGGTCATAACCGAGTTCGGAATCCTTGTACCTCCAAAAGAGATCTAG
- a CDS encoding phosphorylating glyceraldehyde-3-phosphate dehydrogenase codes for MKVRVGVNGYGTIGKRVAHAVTKQDDMELIGVTKTKPDFEAYRAKKLGIPVYAASDEFLPRFEKAGFEVAGTLGDLLEKVDVIIDATPGGMGARNRVLYEKAGVKAIFQGGEKASVAEVSFVAQADYEKALGKDYVRVVSCNTTGLTRTLSAIQEYIDYVYAVMIRRAADPNDTRRGPVNAIKPSVTVPSHHGPDVQTVIPINIETSAFVVPTTLMHVHSVMVELKKPLTEKDVIDIFENTTRVLLFEKEKGFESTAQLIEFARDLHREWNNLYEIAVWKESISVRGDRLFYIQAVHQESDVVPENIDAIRAMFEIAEKWESIRKTNESLGILK; via the coding sequence ATGAAGGTGAGGGTTGGAGTTAACGGTTACGGGACGATAGGAAAGCGCGTCGCCCACGCGGTCACGAAGCAGGACGATATGGAGCTCATCGGCGTCACCAAAACGAAGCCGGATTTTGAGGCTTACCGCGCTAAAAAGCTCGGGATTCCAGTTTACGCCGCGAGCGATGAGTTCCTGCCGAGGTTCGAGAAGGCGGGCTTTGAGGTTGCCGGGACGCTCGGAGATTTGCTCGAAAAGGTCGACGTCATAATCGACGCCACCCCGGGAGGGATGGGGGCGAGGAACAGGGTTCTCTACGAGAAGGCCGGCGTTAAGGCGATTTTCCAGGGCGGCGAGAAGGCTAGTGTGGCGGAGGTCTCCTTCGTGGCCCAGGCCGACTACGAGAAAGCTTTGGGAAAAGACTACGTCCGCGTCGTTTCGTGCAACACCACCGGCCTGACCAGAACGCTCAGCGCCATTCAGGAGTACATCGACTATGTTTACGCCGTCATGATACGCCGCGCGGCAGACCCGAACGACACCAGGCGCGGTCCGGTGAACGCCATAAAGCCTAGCGTTACGGTTCCCTCCCACCACGGACCGGACGTCCAGACGGTCATCCCGATAAACATCGAAACATCAGCTTTTGTCGTCCCGACGACGCTCATGCACGTCCACAGCGTGATGGTTGAACTCAAAAAGCCGCTGACGGAGAAGGATGTAATTGATATCTTTGAGAACACCACCCGCGTTCTCCTTTTCGAGAAGGAGAAGGGCTTTGAGAGCACCGCCCAGCTCATAGAGTTCGCCAGGGATCTGCACCGCGAGTGGAACAACCTCTACGAGATAGCGGTCTGGAAGGAGAGCATCAGCGTCCGCGGAGACAGGCTCTTCTACATCCAGGCGGTGCACCAGGAGAGCGACGTAGTTCCGGAGAACATAGACGCGATAAGGGCGATGTTCGAGATAGCCGAAAAGTGGGAGAGCATAAGGAAGACGAACGAGAGCCTTGGGATTCTGAAATGA